Proteins from a genomic interval of Amycolatopsis sp. cg13:
- a CDS encoding NAD(P)-dependent oxidoreductase gives MNVTLIGLGPMGQAMVRSYLAAGHEVTVWNRTASRADELVAAGAKRAETVVDALAANELVLLSLTDYQAMYDILAPTENALRGKIVVNLSSDTPERTRVAAEWLAARGAEMIAGGIMVPAPVVGTEGSFVFYSGAQPVFDRIEPALRVIGRPDYRGADPGLAQLYYQSLLDLFLTTLSAFLHSAALVGTAGVPAATLVPYAAELLTLVQTTLDETAKNVDSGTHPGDQANAKMMGATADHVLAASRDAGIDTALPAAVKEHYDRAIAAGHGRDSWSSLIDVIRSKA, from the coding sequence GTGAATGTGACGTTGATCGGGCTCGGCCCGATGGGCCAGGCCATGGTGCGGTCCTACCTGGCCGCCGGCCACGAGGTGACAGTGTGGAACCGCACCGCGAGCCGGGCCGACGAGCTGGTGGCCGCCGGTGCGAAGCGCGCGGAAACGGTCGTGGACGCGCTGGCCGCGAACGAACTGGTGCTTCTCAGTCTCACTGATTATCAGGCGATGTACGACATTCTCGCGCCGACCGAGAACGCGCTGCGGGGCAAGATCGTGGTGAACCTCAGCTCGGACACGCCGGAGCGGACGCGAGTGGCCGCGGAATGGCTGGCCGCACGCGGGGCGGAGATGATCGCCGGCGGGATCATGGTGCCCGCGCCGGTCGTCGGCACCGAGGGTTCGTTCGTGTTCTACAGCGGCGCGCAACCGGTGTTCGACCGGATCGAGCCTGCCCTGCGCGTCATCGGACGGCCGGACTACCGGGGCGCGGACCCGGGCCTGGCGCAGCTGTACTACCAGTCGCTGCTGGACCTGTTCCTCACCACGCTCTCGGCGTTCCTGCACTCCGCCGCCCTGGTCGGCACGGCCGGGGTGCCCGCCGCGACGCTGGTGCCGTACGCGGCGGAACTGCTGACGCTCGTGCAGACGACGCTGGACGAAACCGCGAAGAACGTCGACAGCGGCACCCATCCCGGCGACCAGGCGAACGCCAAGATGATGGGCGCGACGGCCGACCACGTCCTCGCCGCCAGCCGGGACGCGGGCATCGACACGGCCCTGCCCGCCGCGGTCAAGGAGCACTACGACCGCGCCATCGCGGCCGGGCACGGCCGGGACAGCTGGTCCAGCCTGATCGACGTGATCCGCAGCAAGGCGTGA
- a CDS encoding NAD(P)-dependent oxidoreductase: MSGNATSATVLGLGAMGSALAGALLETGRPVTVWNRSADKTKPLVARGAVAAGSAAEAVAASELVIACLLDDASVREVLGTASLADKTVVNLTNGTPRQARELAEWVSEQGGKFLDGGIMAVPPMIGQPGAFVFYSGPKDLFDTHRAAFDAFGGSNYVGEDPGLAALHDLALLSGMYGQFIGILQAYALIRSEGLSAVEFAPLLSGWLTAMSSFVQQAAVEVDSGDYTQGVVSNLGMQAAAFDNLPAAAADQGVSSELLAPLHQLLLRRAADGHGAENLTSVIELLKK; the protein is encoded by the coding sequence ATGTCCGGGAATGCGACCTCGGCGACCGTGCTGGGGCTCGGTGCGATGGGCAGCGCGCTGGCCGGTGCACTGCTGGAGACGGGACGGCCGGTGACGGTCTGGAACCGCTCGGCGGACAAGACGAAGCCGCTGGTGGCACGGGGTGCGGTGGCGGCAGGGTCGGCCGCCGAAGCGGTCGCGGCGAGCGAACTGGTGATCGCCTGCCTGCTGGACGACGCGTCGGTGCGCGAGGTGCTCGGCACGGCTTCGCTGGCCGACAAGACGGTGGTGAACCTGACCAACGGCACCCCTCGGCAGGCGCGCGAGCTGGCCGAATGGGTCTCGGAGCAGGGCGGGAAGTTCCTCGACGGCGGCATCATGGCAGTGCCGCCGATGATCGGGCAGCCGGGCGCGTTCGTGTTCTACAGCGGGCCCAAGGATCTCTTCGACACGCACCGCGCGGCGTTCGACGCGTTCGGCGGCAGCAACTACGTCGGCGAGGACCCGGGGCTGGCGGCGTTGCACGACCTCGCGCTGCTGTCGGGGATGTACGGCCAGTTCATCGGCATCTTGCAGGCTTACGCGCTGATCCGCAGCGAAGGCCTGTCGGCGGTCGAGTTCGCGCCGCTGCTGAGCGGATGGCTGACCGCGATGAGCAGCTTCGTCCAGCAGGCCGCTGTGGAGGTCGACAGCGGCGACTACACCCAGGGCGTCGTGTCGAACCTGGGCATGCAGGCGGCCGCGTTCGACAACCTGCCCGCCGCGGCGGCTGACCAGGGCGTCAGTTCCGAACTGCTCGCGCCGCTGCACCAGCTGCTCCTGCGCCGGGCCGCCGACGGCCACGGCGCGGAAAACCTCACGAGCGTCATCGAACTGCTGAAGAAATAA
- a CDS encoding BTAD domain-containing putative transcriptional regulator gives MRFGILGPLAVTSDDGEPVRVPEAKVRTLLAVLLVHEGRPVSADRLADDLWGDQLPGNPVNTLQTKVSQLRRALEAAEPGQGRALVHQAPGYVLRTEPEAVDVGRFRVLTVAASTAADPESKVELLTEALALWRGPALAEFADEPFAQPVIQRLDEDRLAAQENLADARLALGEHAALTAELADLVRQHPLRERLRALQLRALYAAGRQSEALASYDELRRRLADELGLDPGPELAALHRSILAQDPALTAVVPQLPVPLTELVGRTAAVRAVSTLVSESRLVTLTGPGGVGKTRLALETAHRLGGDFAAGAWLVELTGMDRHECALSQCPPIEWVVEAIAATLGIRDAAVPSQADPVERLAESLRGKETLVVLDNCEQLIEPVAALTARLLAAAPGLRILATSREPLGITGETQFPVPPLDHDSAAQLFTARVADTGFTVDSADSAAVAEICRKLDGLPLALELAATRVRALGVQELLRRLDDRFRLLDTTRRGVPARQQTLRAMIDWSWELLSEPERLVLQRLSVHTEDCALDAAEAVCAGGGVEEAEVLGLLAKLVDRSLVVPANNARYRLLESVAVYGLERLREAGAVEKTRRRHAEYYVRLAGVADAGLRGRDQRRWLQRLDADLPNLRAAAENLAGWGSADDALRLANRLSWYRFLRGRMAEAMRSLRAALGLPGGDPELRAEAQATLTALGILAGDRPDWRPVAEQPMSARAKWFIGYALSTVADLTGAEPLTLDALAAFEAADDRWGIAAASGDRASQVLSRGDVAAAWRYADRCAGLFTEIGDKWGQLQAIFARGALSSLAGDYARAEAVHVDGLRIAEELGLWPEASYQLSWLGRVALLRKDYTAARELHDRAREVAAEHGFTPGEMYALTGLALGARREGDLDLAERHLRTLLEWNKQVDFEPGNTLILAELGFVAELRGAPEAALLRQREGYEIAHRTGDPRAIALALEGLAGAHALAGAAREAARLLGAAAASRARVGAPLPAAERGDVDRITARASGVLGAENFATEFRAGGEQGAPLTVREGLLEGI, from the coding sequence GTGCGATTCGGCATCCTGGGGCCCTTGGCCGTGACCAGCGACGACGGCGAGCCGGTCCGGGTGCCCGAGGCCAAGGTCCGGACCCTGCTCGCGGTCCTTCTCGTGCACGAGGGCCGTCCGGTGTCGGCGGACCGGCTGGCCGACGACCTGTGGGGCGACCAGCTGCCCGGCAATCCGGTCAACACGCTGCAGACGAAAGTCTCGCAGCTGCGCCGTGCGCTCGAAGCCGCCGAACCGGGGCAGGGTCGCGCGCTCGTCCATCAGGCACCCGGTTACGTCCTGCGGACCGAGCCGGAGGCGGTCGACGTCGGACGGTTTCGTGTGTTAACCGTTGCGGCAAGCACGGCGGCGGATCCGGAGTCGAAGGTCGAGCTGCTCACTGAAGCGCTGGCGTTGTGGCGGGGCCCGGCGCTCGCCGAGTTCGCCGACGAACCCTTCGCGCAGCCGGTGATCCAGCGGCTCGACGAGGATCGCCTTGCCGCGCAAGAAAACCTCGCCGACGCCCGGCTCGCTCTGGGCGAACATGCCGCGCTCACCGCGGAACTGGCCGACCTCGTCCGCCAGCATCCGTTGCGGGAACGACTGCGCGCTCTCCAGTTGCGCGCGCTGTATGCGGCGGGCCGGCAGAGCGAAGCGCTGGCCTCCTACGACGAGTTGCGCCGCCGTCTCGCCGATGAGCTAGGCCTGGACCCGGGGCCCGAACTCGCCGCACTGCACCGGTCGATCCTGGCGCAGGACCCGGCGCTGACCGCCGTCGTCCCGCAGCTTCCGGTGCCGCTCACCGAACTGGTCGGCCGGACCGCCGCGGTGCGGGCCGTCAGCACGCTCGTCAGCGAATCTCGCCTGGTCACGCTCACCGGGCCCGGCGGCGTCGGCAAAACCCGGCTCGCGCTGGAGACCGCGCACCGGCTCGGCGGCGACTTCGCCGCGGGTGCGTGGCTCGTGGAACTGACCGGCATGGACCGGCATGAATGCGCGTTGAGCCAGTGTCCGCCGATCGAATGGGTCGTGGAGGCGATCGCCGCGACGCTGGGAATCCGCGACGCGGCGGTTCCTTCGCAGGCGGATCCCGTGGAACGGCTGGCCGAGTCGTTGCGGGGCAAGGAAACCCTCGTCGTCCTGGACAACTGCGAGCAGCTGATCGAGCCGGTCGCCGCGCTGACCGCACGACTGCTGGCGGCCGCGCCCGGACTGCGGATCCTCGCCACCAGCCGGGAGCCGCTCGGGATTACCGGGGAAACGCAATTCCCGGTGCCGCCGCTGGACCACGACAGCGCCGCGCAGCTTTTCACCGCACGGGTAGCCGACACCGGGTTCACTGTGGACAGTGCTGATTCGGCTGCGGTCGCGGAGATTTGCCGGAAACTGGACGGATTGCCGCTGGCGCTCGAACTCGCCGCGACCCGTGTGCGGGCGTTGGGCGTCCAGGAGTTGCTGCGGCGGCTGGACGATCGGTTCCGCCTGCTGGACACCACCCGTCGCGGCGTACCCGCCCGGCAGCAGACTTTGCGCGCGATGATCGACTGGAGCTGGGAACTCCTGAGCGAGCCTGAACGCCTTGTGCTGCAACGTCTATCGGTGCACACCGAGGATTGCGCGTTGGACGCGGCCGAGGCGGTCTGCGCAGGCGGCGGCGTCGAAGAAGCCGAGGTGCTGGGTCTGCTGGCGAAGCTCGTCGACCGCTCACTGGTCGTGCCCGCGAACAACGCGCGGTACCGGCTGCTCGAATCGGTAGCGGTTTACGGCTTGGAGCGACTGCGCGAGGCCGGTGCGGTCGAAAAGACGCGGCGTCGGCATGCGGAGTACTACGTCCGGCTCGCCGGTGTCGCGGACGCCGGTCTCCGTGGCCGAGACCAACGACGCTGGCTCCAACGCCTTGATGCGGACCTGCCGAATCTCCGTGCCGCAGCAGAAAATCTGGCCGGTTGGGGGAGCGCCGACGACGCGTTGCGGCTGGCGAACCGGCTGTCCTGGTACCGATTCCTGCGCGGCCGGATGGCCGAGGCGATGCGTTCCCTGCGCGCCGCGCTCGGCTTGCCCGGCGGCGATCCCGAACTGCGCGCGGAAGCACAGGCGACGCTCACCGCGCTCGGCATCTTGGCTGGCGACCGGCCCGACTGGCGTCCCGTGGCCGAACAGCCGATGAGCGCCCGGGCCAAGTGGTTCATCGGCTATGCACTGTCCACGGTGGCCGATCTGACCGGTGCCGAACCGCTGACCCTGGACGCCCTAGCCGCCTTCGAAGCTGCCGACGACCGGTGGGGAATCGCTGCGGCGAGTGGCGACCGCGCGAGCCAGGTGTTGTCGAGAGGCGATGTCGCGGCAGCATGGCGTTACGCCGATCGTTGCGCGGGTTTGTTTACTGAAATCGGCGACAAATGGGGCCAGCTGCAGGCGATTTTCGCGCGGGGCGCACTCAGTTCCCTTGCCGGGGACTACGCGCGCGCTGAGGCGGTCCACGTCGACGGATTGCGGATCGCCGAGGAACTGGGCTTGTGGCCGGAAGCGTCGTACCAGCTGTCGTGGTTGGGCCGGGTTGCGTTGCTGCGCAAGGACTACACCGCCGCCCGCGAACTGCATGACCGTGCTCGCGAGGTCGCCGCGGAGCACGGCTTCACGCCGGGGGAGATGTATGCGCTGACCGGGCTGGCTCTCGGCGCCCGGCGCGAGGGCGACCTCGATCTCGCCGAGCGGCATTTGCGGACGCTGCTCGAATGGAACAAGCAGGTCGATTTCGAACCGGGGAACACATTGATCCTCGCGGAACTCGGTTTCGTCGCCGAATTGCGCGGAGCTCCGGAGGCCGCGTTGCTGCGGCAGCGGGAAGGTTACGAGATCGCCCACCGGACCGGGGATCCGCGCGCGATTGCACTGGCGCTGGAAGGTTTGGCGGGCGCCCACGCGTTGGCCGGCGCGGCCCGCGAAGCCGCGCGGTTGCTGGGCGCGGCTGCGGCTTCTCGCGCCAGGGTTGGTGCACCGCTGCCCGCTGCGGAGCGGGGCGACGTGGACCGGATCACCGCCCGGGCGAGCGGCGTTCTCGGTGCGGAGAATTTCGCGACGGAGTTCCGCGCGGGCGGTGAGCAGGGAGCGCCGCTGACGGTCCGTGAAGGGCTCCTTGAGGGAATCTGA